In Paenibacillus sonchi, the genomic stretch TCGATCATGACCAGCTTGGTCGTAATTTCATTATTCAGCTCATCCAGCAGCTGCTGCTGATAATGGGAGGTGGTCTGTACGAGCGCCTTGGACGAATTGCTGTAGCTTGTCCATGCGGTAACAACGATAAGGGCAATAAGGACAATGGCAAAGCTATGAAAGAACAGACGGTCGATTCTATACTTTTTAAAAGGATTGATCAAATGCTCTACCTTCCTTCGTACTCCCGTTCAGACACAATAAACGGTAAAGCTGCGAAGGGCATTCGACGCTTTACCGTTAACGGACCAATGTTTTTTTACATTTTATCCTTTAATTCCTGTGGTTGCAATCCCTTCAACGAAATATTTCTGAAGGAACATGAAGACGATGGTTGCCGGAAGTATAGATACCAGTGACATGGCAAGCAATTGGCCCCACTCCGCCGCAGATTGCGAGTCATTGATCATACGCAGCGCGAGTCCGACCGTATACTTGTCCACGCTGTTGATGTACAGGAGATGGCCGAGGAAATCGTCCCAGTTCCACAGGAAGCAGAAGATCGTCACGGTAACGATTGCCGGAAAGGCAAGGGGCATAACGACTCTCCAGAAGATACCGAACCAGGAGCAGCCGTCAATTTTCGCCGATTCGTCAAGCTCTCTTGGAACGCCGCGGATAAATTGGATCAGCAGGAAGACGAAGAAGCTGCCGCCCGCCCCGGTAGCAAGCAAATGCGGAACAATAAACGGCAAGTACGTATTCACCCAGCCCAGTTGATGGAACAGCGCGTATTGAGGGATGATCAGCACTTGTCCGGGCATCATCAGGGTCAGCATCAGGATGGAGAACCAGAAGTTCTTGAGCGGAAAGTCCAGTCTCGCAAAACCGAAGGCCACCAGGGTACAGGATAGCAGCGTTGCAATGATTACCGCGAATTCCAGTCCGAAGGTATTGAGATAGAAATCGGTAAACGTGTGTCCGGGAACCGATGTCCAGCCTTTGGTGAAGTTGCTCCATTGCGGGGCAGTCGGGAAAATCGACGGAGAGCCCAGCTCAGTGCTGTGCTTCAGTGAAGCACCGACCCACCAGAGCACCGGATAAACCATAATGAGGCTGAAGAGAATCATGAACAGATGACGGAACGCCGGCTTCCATTTTAGAGTGGTCATTTACGTTTTTTCCCTCCAGTGTCTGTTTCATAGAATACCCAATACTTCGAGGTGTAAGAGATCAGAACCGTTGCAGCAATAATAGCGACCAGCATAATCCAGGCCAGTGCCGAAGCATAACCCAGCTCATAACGGCTGAATGCCCTTTCATACAAGTACATCGCATACACATAAGTGGAGTTCATCGGCCCGCCGTTCGTGATCACAAAGGCTGAAGTGAACATTTGGAAGGCACCGATAACGGCCATTATCAGGTTGAAGTAGAGAATGGGTGAAAGCATCGGCAGTGTGATGCGGAAAAATTGTGTGATTTTGTTGGCCCCATCCACAGATGATGCCTCGTACAGGTCGTTTGGAATCTGCTTCAGACCCGCCAGAAAAATAACCATGGTGGAACCGAATTGCCAGACCGTCAGCAGGATCAGCGTGCTGAGCGCCGTATCGGGACTTGTAATCCAGCCCTTCCCTTCAAAGCCAAAGACGCCAATCAGTTTGTTAAAAATCCCGTCTACCCCAAAAATGTTGCGCCAGAGCAGCGATACTCCGATACTCCCTCCGATCAGCGACGGAAAATAAATCGCCGTGCGGTAAAAGCTTATTCCTTTTACGGCCCTGCTAAGAATTATAGCAACGAAGAGAGCGGCTATAAGCTTCAAGGGTACGGAAGCCAGCACATACATGAAGGTTACCTTGGCGGATTGGATGAATTTGGGGTCCGCTGTAAAGATACGCTCATAATTGCGGGTCCCGATCCACTTCATCGGCTGCAACAAGGTGTAGTCGGTGAATGAATAGTACAGGGATAAGAATAACGGATACGCCGTAAGCGCCAGAAATCCGATCAGCCAAGGCGAAATAAACAAATAGCCTGCAAGCGGAGCGTTCCATCTGCTGCGAAAGTATGAGCTTTTTTTCGTCTTGGCAGCAGATTGGGCTATAGCGGCTGTGGAACGGTTCATCTGTGGTCACCTCTTGTGGTCAATTTTTATACTTTAAGTATATAATCCGCCCACCGCCCGCTAAAGGAGGGGAATGCTCGAATTCTTTCAAAATATAACGATAAAAAAAACAACCGCTCCAAAATCAACAGGGGCATGCTGAAGACGGATCGCCCTATTCCTTCACGATTGATCCGCAGCCGTTACGGACAGGAAAGCCGTTATTGCAGGAAGATTCGTCTATTCCAGAGGTAAACGGACTGAGATGCCCTTATTTGTCCCTTTCCCCTTGATTCCAGGCTCATTCGAACGAGATAACGGCTCCTGAGTCCGTAACTGCTGAAAAAGTAAGATTTTTGGCAAAATAAGGGCTCCTCTGTCCGCTTCAGTCTGCGGATGGGAGCCCAATCCTTCAAAAAGAAGCGGTATTCACCGCCTCTGCATTCCAAAGCATTAATAGATGGTTCTTCCCCCTTGATCGGGAATGCCGCTCTTCCGGAAAAAGTACGTATTGATTCGGTCCCGCCACTCTTTGGCATGCCCGGCCTGTTCTGCCAGACGGTCCGCTACCTGCCGGTATGCCTGTTCACCTACCTGGTCCTTCACCAGCTCCCAGGCGGCGGCCAGCTGGCTTGCCCGCTCCGCACCGGCAAAATGTGTATCATAAATGTGCTGAATCACGGTTTTGCCGGAATGGAGCACATGGGTATACGGGACATGGTGGAAAAAGAGCAGCAGCTCATCCGGACAGGTTTCAAGCGACTCGTACAGTTCCATGTTATAACGGGCATATTGGGAGGTATACCCGGTCCCGGTTGCTGTGGTACGGTCCACACCAATCCCATAACAGTCTGCGAAATGATAAGTCCCCCACATTGAATATTCATATCCATCCACATTAGGGCCGTAGTGATGGTCAGGATTGACCATGAACCCGACGCCCAGCGGGGCTGTATACGATTCATAAATCTCCCAGGAGTTCATCAGGATGTCCAGTATGGTCTGAACCAGCAGCTCATGGGTGCCAAAGGTGAGCATAATCCATTCCAGAGCAATTTTCTCGGCAGACATCTCCGGATTCCAGGCCAGACGGCCGTAGCCGAACAGATTCGCCTGGGCCAGCAGATGGCCCGTCCAATTGGTGTCATTTCCAATATTGGAGACGGCGGCAAACCCGCTGTAGGCATTGCCGTGAACACTTCCATCCACAATGCGTTTGACCGTAGTTCCTTCACCTTGGAGATGGGTATCAAAGTTTAGAATTTCCTTCCACTGGGGGACCAGATAGCACACATGGCGTTGCTGTCCGGTATACTCCTGGGCAATCTGAAATTCAATGACTTGATTGGTCTGCGGCATGGCTCCAAGCAGCGGCGAGACGGGCTCCCTGACCTGAAAATCAATCGGTCCATTCTTCACCTGCAGGATGACATTATCCATGAAGCGACCATCCAGCGGCTGGAAATGGTCATAGGCCGCCCGCGCCCGGTCCGTGGTCCGGTCGCGCCAGTCCTGCTTGCAGTTATACACGAAGCAGCGCCAGATGACGATGCCGCCATGCGGCTTCAGTGCTTCGGCCAGCATATTGGCGCCGTCGGCATGATCTCTTCCGTAGGTGAACGGTCCCGGCCGGTTCTCCGAATCGGCCTTGACCAGAAATCCTCCAAAATCAGGAATTGCTGCATATAGTTCCGACGCTGCGGCCCTCCACCACTCCCGGACGTCTGAATCCAGCGGATCTGCCGATGGCAGGCCGCCGATCTCCATCGTGCTGGCATAATTGACGCTCAGGAACAGCTTGATTGCATAGGCGCGGAAGACCGCTGCCAGCTTCGCCACATCCGGCAGGAATTCCGTCAACAGCCGGCTCTCCACCCGGTGGACATTCACGTTGTTGATCGCGATGGCATTGATCCCGCTGGAGGCCAGCAGGCGGGCATAATCCTGGATACGCTGAAGATTGCCTGTGATCCGGTTATCTTCATAAAAAATAGATTCCCCGGCGTATCCCCGCTCCACACTCCCGTCCATATTGTCCCACTGGTTAATCATGCGCAGCTGATTGGCAGGATTCTCTACTATATTTAAATGCTGTACAGAGCCGCCTGTCCCCATAATGCGCAGCAGGTGAAATACTCCATACAATATACCAGCGGATGTGACTGCTCCGATGGCAATATTACCGGTAAGGCTGTTGGTTTGAATCGCATAGCCTTCCGCTATTACAGCACTGCTTATATCTTCATTGAACAGTTCATCTATACCGGTGCCGGTTCCGAAAGTTCCTATTATAATACCGGGAGTACTCTCAGTGTTACCTGATACGGACACCTTGGTGCCCGTGATCCCCTCCAGGCCTTGAGACAGCTCGGTCACCGCCGAACGAATAATAACATCCTCCTGGGCATCAACTACAATATGTTTGTACACCGCATATTGATCAACATTCGCCCCCGCCCTGTTCCGGCGGTACTGCTGCCAGGCCAGATATCCGTCTCCGGGGTGATACAACACAGAATTACTCATGATTAAATCCTCCTTATGCCAAATCAAATGCAAGGCCCGGAACAAGGCTTGTTCCGGGCTTCGTCCCTCAAATTATTTTTCGTAAGATTGTGCCGCTTCTTTCAACTGCTCAAAGGCTTTCTCCGGTGTGACTTTTCCAAAGCTAAGCTGATCCCGGACAAGCACCCAGTCCTTGTCAATAAAGTTCGTCCAGCCTCCTGCTCCAGCGGACCAGGTCTGGCCATCCTTTTCCGTGGCACGGAGGAGTTCTAATCCAACCTTGTCCAGATCGCTCATGCTTGCTTCCAGGGAAGTGGAAATTTCCTTGTTGGCCGGCAGGCCGCGGAAGGTTTGCAGAATCTTGCCCGCCTCCTGATCGTTCACAAACCAGTTAATGAATTTTTTGGCTTCTTCGGCATGCTTGGAGTTTTTGGAGACAGACAGGTACATCGACGGTTTCAACCATCCGCCTGCTTCTTCCGCACGCGGCATAGTTACAAGTGCGTAAGCGCCTGGTTTAATACTGTCCCATGTTCCCAGGTTGTTGGAGAAGCTGTACCGGAACAACACTTTGCCCGCTGCCAGCAAGTCCATTTGCGGATCATTTTCCTTGTCAGATGCGTTTACGTCCGCCGGAGGAACCAGCCCTTCCTTGCGCAGCTCTTCAAATTTCTTGGTCCATTCCAGGTAGGCAGCCTGATCTACGTTGAAATGACCATCATCCGTGATAACCTGACCTTTACCTTTGGCGTATTGGTAGGCCGAATACATAAAGTAGTTGCCTGCATAATCCAGGGTAAAATATTGTCCGCTTGGCAGTTTGGCTTTGGATTCCTTCGCTAAAGCGAAGAAGTCATCCCAAGTCCAGCCATTGGCCGGATTCGCAATCCCGAGCTTATCCATAGCAGCTTTGTCATACACCATGCCGAACGCTACCGAACCCAGAGGTACCGCATATTGCTTGCCGTCAAGCTGACCTCCGGCCAGTAATTTGGAGTCGAATTTGCTGACATCCACCTCAGGTGCCAGCTCAGTTAATTGCTTACGGGACATCCAGTCCGGCACCCAGCCCGGATCAAGCTGAACAATATCCGGTGCGTTATTAGCCGCAGCTTGAGTCGATAATTTGTCCAGGTATCCATCCATGCCGGAATACTCCGGCTCAAACGTAACATTCGGGTTGTTTTTTGTGTACAAGTCCAGCGCAGCCAGGGTTGCCTCGTGGCGCGGCTGGGAACCCCACCACATAATGCGCAGCTTAACCGGTTCATTGCTTGGTGCAGCCGTTGCGGCAGTATTCGTACCAGCAGGTTCTGCAGAAGATTCCGCATTGTTATTGTTCCCGCCGCCGCCGCATGCTGTCATCGTCCCCAGCAAGGCTGTCATGGCCAAGACTGTAAGAGAACGCTTCCATTTCAACATCTTTAACCCTCCAATTTATTCTGTATTATCTTGCTACACCGTTATAGTAACAATTATATATAGAAGTTTATATGAGAGCGATGCACGATTTGTTTTAAAATCTCACGGAAATGCGCTGTTCAGATATAAACGGCAAAAAGCCGGGGCGGAATTTCTCCATCCCCGACTGTCCTTATTTCTATATGACCAGTATGACCAGCAAATGGTCAAACTCTTTTTAATTTGGATAGACGCTTTAATATGCACCATATTCAAACCAATCAAAATCTGCAACATTATCAGTGGCCGTACCGTTACCCGTACAATACATTCCTATGCAGCAGCCTACAAATC encodes the following:
- a CDS encoding alpha-glucuronidase family glycosyl hydrolase, whose product is MSNSVLYHPGDGYLAWQQYRRNRAGANVDQYAVYKHIVVDAQEDVIIRSAVTELSQGLEGITGTKVSVSGNTESTPGIIIGTFGTGTGIDELFNEDISSAVIAEGYAIQTNSLTGNIAIGAVTSAGILYGVFHLLRIMGTGGSVQHLNIVENPANQLRMINQWDNMDGSVERGYAGESIFYEDNRITGNLQRIQDYARLLASSGINAIAINNVNVHRVESRLLTEFLPDVAKLAAVFRAYAIKLFLSVNYASTMEIGGLPSADPLDSDVREWWRAAASELYAAIPDFGGFLVKADSENRPGPFTYGRDHADGANMLAEALKPHGGIVIWRCFVYNCKQDWRDRTTDRARAAYDHFQPLDGRFMDNVILQVKNGPIDFQVREPVSPLLGAMPQTNQVIEFQIAQEYTGQQRHVCYLVPQWKEILNFDTHLQGEGTTVKRIVDGSVHGNAYSGFAAVSNIGNDTNWTGHLLAQANLFGYGRLAWNPEMSAEKIALEWIMLTFGTHELLVQTILDILMNSWEIYESYTAPLGVGFMVNPDHHYGPNVDGYEYSMWGTYHFADCYGIGVDRTTATGTGYTSQYARYNMELYESLETCPDELLLFFHHVPYTHVLHSGKTVIQHIYDTHFAGAERASQLAAAWELVKDQVGEQAYRQVADRLAEQAGHAKEWRDRINTYFFRKSGIPDQGGRTIY
- a CDS encoding carbohydrate ABC transporter permease yields the protein MTTLKWKPAFRHLFMILFSLIMVYPVLWWVGASLKHSTELGSPSIFPTAPQWSNFTKGWTSVPGHTFTDFYLNTFGLEFAVIIATLLSCTLVAFGFARLDFPLKNFWFSILMLTLMMPGQVLIIPQYALFHQLGWVNTYLPFIVPHLLATGAGGSFFVFLLIQFIRGVPRELDESAKIDGCSWFGIFWRVVMPLAFPAIVTVTIFCFLWNWDDFLGHLLYINSVDKYTVGLALRMINDSQSAAEWGQLLAMSLVSILPATIVFMFLQKYFVEGIATTGIKG
- a CDS encoding carbohydrate ABC transporter permease, whose translation is MNRSTAAIAQSAAKTKKSSYFRSRWNAPLAGYLFISPWLIGFLALTAYPLFLSLYYSFTDYTLLQPMKWIGTRNYERIFTADPKFIQSAKVTFMYVLASVPLKLIAALFVAIILSRAVKGISFYRTAIYFPSLIGGSIGVSLLWRNIFGVDGIFNKLIGVFGFEGKGWITSPDTALSTLILLTVWQFGSTMVIFLAGLKQIPNDLYEASSVDGANKITQFFRITLPMLSPILYFNLIMAVIGAFQMFTSAFVITNGGPMNSTYVYAMYLYERAFSRYELGYASALAWIMLVAIIAATVLISYTSKYWVFYETDTGGKKRK
- a CDS encoding ABC transporter substrate-binding protein, whose product is MLKWKRSLTVLAMTALLGTMTACGGGGNNNNAESSAEPAGTNTAATAAPSNEPVKLRIMWWGSQPRHEATLAALDLYTKNNPNVTFEPEYSGMDGYLDKLSTQAAANNAPDIVQLDPGWVPDWMSRKQLTELAPEVDVSKFDSKLLAGGQLDGKQYAVPLGSVAFGMVYDKAAMDKLGIANPANGWTWDDFFALAKESKAKLPSGQYFTLDYAGNYFMYSAYQYAKGKGQVITDDGHFNVDQAAYLEWTKKFEELRKEGLVPPADVNASDKENDPQMDLLAAGKVLFRYSFSNNLGTWDSIKPGAYALVTMPRAEEAGGWLKPSMYLSVSKNSKHAEEAKKFINWFVNDQEAGKILQTFRGLPANKEISTSLEASMSDLDKVGLELLRATEKDGQTWSAGAGGWTNFIDKDWVLVRDQLSFGKVTPEKAFEQLKEAAQSYEK